One window of Salegentibacter sp. Hel_I_6 genomic DNA carries:
- a CDS encoding ParA family protein yields the protein MGKIIAIANQKGGVGKTTTSVNLAASLGVLEKKVLLIDADPQANATSGLGIDVEEVELGTYQLFEDSIAPEECIQKTSSPNLDIIPAHIDLVAIEIELVDQDQRESMLKKAITPLKELYDYILIDCAPSLGLLTLNALTASDSVVIPIQCEYFALEGLGKLLNTIKSVQKIHNNKLDIEGLLLTMYDSRLRLSNQVVEEVQKHFGEMVFDTIIQRNVRLSEAPSYGESIINYDAGSKGASNYLSLAHEIIKKNS from the coding sequence ATGGGTAAAATCATTGCTATTGCAAACCAAAAGGGAGGAGTTGGTAAAACCACTACCTCGGTAAACCTTGCCGCTTCACTTGGAGTACTTGAAAAGAAAGTATTGTTAATAGATGCAGACCCACAGGCCAACGCTACTTCCGGACTGGGAATTGACGTGGAAGAAGTTGAATTAGGTACTTACCAGCTTTTTGAAGACTCGATAGCTCCAGAAGAATGCATACAAAAGACCAGTTCCCCAAATCTTGATATTATCCCGGCGCACATAGACCTTGTAGCTATAGAAATTGAACTGGTAGACCAGGACCAAAGGGAGTCTATGTTGAAAAAGGCTATCACACCTTTAAAAGAATTGTATGATTATATCCTAATCGATTGCGCTCCTTCTCTGGGCCTATTGACATTAAACGCTCTAACAGCATCAGATTCTGTTGTAATTCCTATCCAGTGCGAATATTTTGCTTTAGAAGGTTTGGGAAAATTATTGAATACCATTAAAAGCGTTCAGAAGATTCATAATAACAAATTAGATATAGAAGGCTTGTTACTTACTATGTACGATTCTCGTTTAAGGCTGTCAAACCAGGTTGTAGAAGAAGTGCAAAAGCATTTTGGCGAGATGGTTTTTGATACAATCATTCAAAGAAATGTGCGTTTAAGTGAAGCCCCAAGTTATGGGGAAAGCATTATTAACTATGATGCGGGCAGTAAAGGAGCCAGCAATTATTTGAGCCTGGCGCATGAAATTATAAAGAAAAACTCGTAG
- a CDS encoding pitrilysin family protein: MKKLLLNSLILFLAVNVGLQAQESENIPVSPKVKMGKLDNGLTYYIRNNERPEDKLELRLVINAGSILENEDQQGLAHFVEHMNFNGTENFEKNELVDYLQSIGVKFGADLNAYTSFDETVYILPIPSDDEETLNTGFQILEDWAHKATMTDEDIDEERGVVMEEYRLGLGPDKRMMQEYLPKVMYNSHYADRLPIGKKEVIQEADYETIRNFYKDWYRPDLMAVVAVGDLDVETIEKKIKEHFSNLKPVENPRERKTYDLPNHEETFVSIASDEEAPFSQVRVYYKDHEESEDVVTKQDYIDQMEKSLFSTMINNRLSELTNSSNPPFNYGYSYYGGTFARNKNAYQSFAMTGEDQQLESLKALLEENERVKRHGFTESEFKRAKSEYLARLEQQYKDRDKQESGRLVSQYVSHFLENSPIPGTEWRYNFAQENLEGIDLNEINGLISEFLHEDNRVIVLTGPKKEGLEPVKEEEVMALLDEIKSSEIASYEEEALRDELITKMPNAGSVVETETNDEVGFTRLKLSNGAEVVYKKTDFKNDEILFSAKSMGGTSLYSDEDYLNTSLANSGLSQAGIADLSVNDLNKMMSGKIVQVRPDISSYTEGFSGSSTPKDLETLFQMVHLYFTDLNKDEEAYTAFVNKQKAFLGNLMSNPNFYFQNELGKFRNEGNSRYVGFPTPEKYDSQDYDLAYKKYQERFANAGDFTFYFVGNIDEDKVKQFASIYIASLPSSEEKEEFKVPEFRTATSGDKKVVYKGTDPKSMVNILWNGETNYKAEEDFTMKALGEILTIKLVEQLREEEAGVYGVGARGNLSKIPYGSYSFNISFPCGPENVESLTEAALAEVEKIKENGPTDKDLEKIKETFLVQRKDQLQENRFWLSQLETADMEEREIDEILKYEEKVAALSKEEIKEVANKYLNENYLLGVLMPEKTDGEAVEAGE; the protein is encoded by the coding sequence ATGAAAAAATTATTACTGAATTCATTAATTCTTTTCTTAGCAGTCAATGTGGGATTGCAAGCTCAGGAGAGTGAAAACATTCCGGTGAGTCCCAAGGTCAAAATGGGGAAACTGGATAACGGGCTCACCTATTATATTAGAAATAATGAACGTCCCGAAGACAAATTAGAACTTCGTTTAGTTATAAACGCAGGTTCTATTCTTGAAAATGAAGATCAACAAGGTTTGGCTCACTTTGTAGAACACATGAACTTTAACGGGACTGAAAACTTTGAAAAAAATGAACTTGTAGATTACCTGCAAAGCATTGGTGTAAAATTTGGCGCCGATCTAAATGCATATACCAGTTTTGATGAAACCGTTTATATTCTTCCAATCCCCAGCGATGATGAAGAAACCCTAAATACCGGTTTCCAAATTCTTGAGGATTGGGCACACAAAGCTACAATGACAGATGAAGACATCGATGAAGAGCGCGGTGTGGTTATGGAAGAATACCGTTTAGGCCTTGGCCCAGATAAACGTATGATGCAGGAATACCTTCCAAAAGTAATGTACAATTCACATTATGCTGACAGACTTCCTATTGGTAAAAAAGAGGTGATCCAGGAAGCAGATTACGAAACGATTCGTAACTTTTATAAAGACTGGTACCGCCCAGACCTAATGGCAGTGGTAGCCGTTGGAGATTTGGATGTAGAAACTATTGAAAAAAAGATCAAAGAACATTTTTCTAATCTAAAACCGGTAGAAAATCCCAGAGAAAGAAAAACTTATGATCTCCCTAATCACGAAGAAACTTTTGTTTCTATAGCCTCAGATGAAGAAGCGCCTTTTTCACAGGTTCGTGTTTATTATAAAGACCACGAAGAATCTGAAGACGTAGTTACTAAACAGGATTATATAGATCAAATGGAAAAAAGTCTTTTTTCTACAATGATCAATAATCGTTTAAGCGAACTTACTAACAGCTCAAATCCACCTTTCAATTACGGCTATTCTTATTATGGAGGTACTTTTGCCCGCAATAAAAATGCATACCAGTCTTTTGCCATGACAGGTGAAGATCAGCAATTAGAATCGCTTAAAGCATTATTGGAAGAGAATGAGCGAGTGAAACGCCACGGATTTACAGAAAGTGAATTCAAGAGAGCTAAAAGTGAATATTTAGCGAGATTAGAACAACAATATAAAGACAGAGATAAACAGGAAAGCGGCCGTTTGGTAAGTCAATACGTAAGTCATTTTCTTGAAAACTCACCTATTCCGGGAACTGAATGGCGTTACAATTTTGCCCAGGAAAATCTGGAAGGAATAGATCTTAATGAAATAAACGGACTAATCTCTGAATTCCTTCATGAGGATAATCGCGTGATCGTTCTTACCGGACCTAAAAAAGAAGGTTTGGAACCGGTAAAGGAAGAAGAAGTTATGGCGCTTTTAGACGAAATAAAAAGTTCTGAAATTGCAAGTTATGAAGAAGAAGCATTGCGTGACGAGTTAATCACAAAAATGCCTAATGCTGGTAGCGTGGTAGAAACAGAAACCAATGATGAAGTAGGTTTTACCCGACTAAAACTTAGTAATGGCGCTGAAGTGGTTTACAAGAAAACCGATTTTAAAAACGACGAAATCCTTTTTAGTGCAAAAAGTATGGGAGGAACTTCATTGTATTCAGATGAAGATTATTTAAATACTTCTTTAGCCAATAGCGGTCTTTCTCAGGCAGGAATTGCAGATCTTTCCGTAAATGATCTCAATAAAATGATGAGCGGAAAAATTGTGCAGGTACGCCCTGATATCTCTTCATATACGGAAGGTTTCAGCGGTTCTTCAACTCCAAAAGACCTGGAAACTTTATTCCAAATGGTTCATTTATACTTTACCGATCTAAATAAGGACGAAGAAGCTTACACCGCTTTTGTGAATAAACAAAAAGCATTTTTAGGAAATTTAATGTCTAATCCTAATTTCTATTTTCAGAACGAATTAGGTAAATTTAGAAATGAAGGAAACTCTAGATATGTAGGCTTCCCAACTCCAGAGAAATACGATTCTCAGGATTATGACCTGGCTTATAAAAAATACCAGGAACGCTTCGCGAATGCCGGGGATTTTACTTTTTATTTTGTTGGTAATATAGATGAAGATAAGGTAAAACAATTTGCTTCTATTTATATCGCAAGCTTACCTTCTTCTGAAGAAAAGGAAGAATTTAAAGTACCAGAATTTAGAACAGCAACTTCAGGAGATAAAAAAGTGGTTTATAAAGGAACCGATCCAAAAAGTATGGTAAATATCCTTTGGAATGGGGAAACCAATTATAAGGCTGAAGAAGACTTTACTATGAAAGCTCTTGGTGAGATTTTAACCATAAAACTGGTAGAACAACTTAGAGAAGAAGAAGCCGGTGTTTATGGAGTTGGCGCCCGTGGTAACCTAAGCAAGATTCCTTACGGATCTTACAGCTTTAATATCTCTTTCCCTTGTGGGCCTGAAAATGTAGAAAGTTTAACTGAAGCTGCACTTGCCGAAGTTGAAAAAATTAAAGAAAACGGCCCAACCGATAAGGATCTTGAAAAAATTAAAGAAACCTTTTTGGTACAGCGCAAAGATCAACTTCAGGAGAATCGTTTTTGGTTGAGCCAGCTAGAAACTGCCGATATGGAAGAAAGAGAGATTGACGAGATCTTAAAATATGAAGAAAAGGTAGCTGCGCTTTCTAAAGAAGAAATTAAGGAAGTAGCGAACAAATATTTAAATGAAAATTATTTACTGGGTGTATTAATGCCCGAAAAAACTGATGGTGAAGCTGTAGAAGCCGGAGAATAA
- a CDS encoding SDR family oxidoreductase, producing MDFTKKMLRDDALKGKTIIVTGGGSGLGKAMTKYFMELGANVAITSRNLEKLQNTAKELENETGGKCFAVQCDVRHYDQVENMRDEVLKEFGNIDVLLNNAAGNFISPTERLSANAFDTIIDIVLKGSKNCTMALGKHWIDTKQKDKTVLNIVTTYAWTGSAFVVPSATAKAGVLAMTRSLAVEWAKYGIRFNAIAPGPFPTKGAWDRLLPGDLKDKFDLAKKVPLKRVGEHQELANLAAYLVSDFSAYVNGEVITIDGGEWLKGAGQFNLLEAIPEEMWDQLEAMIKSKKGN from the coding sequence ATGGATTTTACTAAAAAAATGCTTCGGGACGATGCTTTGAAAGGCAAAACGATTATCGTAACCGGCGGAGGAAGTGGCCTTGGGAAAGCAATGACCAAATACTTTATGGAACTTGGCGCTAATGTAGCCATTACTTCCAGAAACCTGGAAAAACTTCAAAACACCGCCAAAGAACTTGAAAATGAAACAGGAGGTAAATGTTTTGCGGTTCAATGCGATGTTAGGCATTACGATCAGGTAGAAAACATGCGTGATGAAGTTCTAAAAGAATTTGGAAACATAGATGTTTTATTAAACAATGCTGCAGGAAACTTTATTTCTCCAACTGAAAGATTAAGCGCTAACGCTTTTGATACCATTATTGATATAGTGCTTAAAGGGAGTAAAAATTGTACCATGGCGCTTGGAAAACATTGGATAGATACAAAACAAAAAGATAAAACGGTACTTAATATTGTCACTACTTATGCGTGGACAGGTTCTGCTTTTGTAGTGCCAAGTGCTACCGCGAAAGCAGGAGTTTTGGCTATGACGCGTTCTTTAGCAGTAGAATGGGCAAAATACGGAATTAGGTTCAACGCAATTGCACCCGGCCCCTTCCCTACTAAAGGCGCCTGGGATAGATTATTACCTGGAGATTTAAAAGATAAATTCGATTTGGCTAAAAAAGTTCCGCTCAAAAGAGTTGGAGAACACCAGGAGCTGGCAAATCTTGCCGCCTATTTGGTTTCAGACTTTTCTGCTTATGTAAATGGAGAAGTAATTACCATAGATGGAGGCGAATGGCTAAAAGGTGCCGGACAGTTCAATTTACTTGAAGCAATTCCCGAGGAAATGTGGGACCAATTGGAAGCAATGATCAAATCGAAAAAAGGAAATTAA
- a CDS encoding ParB/RepB/Spo0J family partition protein, which yields MAKATKKQALGRGLSALLKDPQNDIQSAEDKNADKLVGHIVELDLESIEVNPFQPRTSFNEDNLKELASSIRELGVIQPITVRKLDFNKYQLVSGERRYRASKLIGLQTIPAYIRIANDQESLEMALVENIQRQDLDPIEISLSYQRLIDEINLTQEQLSERIGKNRSTIANYLRLLKLDPIIQTGMRDGFMSMGHGRALINVSDPQKQLDIYEKILQKSLSVRETEQLVREVNEGDKTSKTSKKTPAVPTSYKKGIKEFSEYLGTKVDVKVTKKGSGKLSIPFTSEEDFIRLKKLIQGED from the coding sequence ATGGCGAAGGCAACAAAAAAACAAGCTTTAGGACGTGGACTTTCAGCATTGTTGAAAGATCCGCAAAACGATATACAATCTGCAGAAGATAAAAATGCCGACAAACTGGTTGGGCATATTGTTGAACTGGACTTAGAATCAATTGAGGTAAATCCGTTCCAGCCAAGAACCAGTTTTAACGAAGATAATCTTAAGGAATTAGCCTCTTCTATTAGGGAGCTTGGAGTGATTCAACCTATTACAGTTAGAAAACTGGACTTTAACAAATACCAGTTAGTTTCGGGAGAGAGACGATACAGAGCTTCAAAACTTATTGGTTTACAAACCATCCCGGCATATATAAGAATTGCAAACGACCAGGAATCTTTAGAAATGGCTTTGGTTGAAAATATTCAACGCCAGGATTTAGATCCCATAGAAATTTCACTTTCATACCAGCGTTTAATAGACGAAATAAATCTTACCCAGGAACAACTTAGTGAGCGTATTGGTAAAAATCGCTCTACCATCGCCAATTATTTACGACTTTTAAAATTAGATCCAATAATTCAAACGGGAATGCGAGATGGGTTTATGAGTATGGGGCACGGTCGTGCACTTATAAATGTTAGCGATCCACAAAAGCAACTGGATATTTACGAAAAAATACTTCAGAAATCCTTATCTGTTAGGGAAACTGAGCAACTGGTACGTGAAGTAAATGAAGGCGATAAAACTTCAAAAACTTCCAAGAAAACACCTGCCGTTCCTACTTCTTATAAAAAAGGAATTAAAGAATTTTCAGAATATCTTGGGACAAAAGTAGACGTAAAAGTCACTAAAAAAGGTTCAGGAAAACTAAGTATTCCCTTTACTTCTGAAGAAGATTTTATTCGGTTAAAAAAACTTATCCAGGGTGAAGATTAG